TCCTACTCTCACGCCGGAAAGGTTGGAATCGGCCTTATAGAAGCCGAATCTCGCTGTCCCGCGCGAAATACTTGGCGAGCTCACGAAACCGAGTACGCCGCTGGCCGTGTCGAAATTCAGCTACTTACGCCACGGGCTGCTAAGGCCCTCTGCGCAATTTGCGCATTTTCCGCATGGCATCGCATTGGGATCGTTCAGTTCATGTGACAGGAACTGCATCAAGCAACCCCGGGTGTTGACGTACTCGCGCATGCGCTGCTGTTCCTGCCTCCGAAGTCCTTCGATGCGCGCTATACGGTCATGTGGCATAGCCCACCGGACTGCCGTCCGCGAAAAGCCTTGGTCTGTTGGCTGGATCGGAGCTGGAGATTCCAAAAGTAAGAATTTGATGACTTGCCCGAGTTTGCTCGAAGTTAGATTCAACTCCTCTTCCAGTGCATTCATTTTCAGCGGCGCTTGAGCCCGGTCAAGGACTTCCAAGACCTGCTTAACTTCGGCTTCCGACGGGAATGCAGTCCGAATGAAATAGTCAGCGATAGCGTCGTCCTCGCTTCCACTGAGCAAAATGCCGTAGGCGTTCCCCAGAGCCCGACCAGCGCGCCCGACCTGCTGATAATAATGAACAACCGAAGCTGGCCGCTGGTAATGAATCACAAAACCGAGATCGGGCTTATCGAACCCCATACCCAATGCGACTGTCGCGACGAGTACTTTTACTTCATTGCGTAGCAACCCGTCTTCGAGGCGCTCCCGCTCATTGCTTTCCATGCGGCCGTGGTAAGCGACAGCATTGATGCCGCGAGTCTGCAACCAAAGCGCGAGAACAATTGCATCTCGAACCGTAAGCGTATAAATGATTCCACTTCCTGGAAGCCGCGGCACGTGGTCAGCGATCCACGCCAATCGTGCAGCTCTTGCTGGAATATGGATGTTTTGCAGGCGCAAGCTTTCACGGGTGAGCGGGCCGCGAATCGCTACAAGATTCGGCCCTAGTTGCTCGATGATATCGGCAACAACACGATCGTTCGCCGTCGCCGTCGTCGCCAAAGCTGCGATGTTTGGCGGAAGGGCGCGTAGGATACGAACGATGCGCCGATAGTCGGGACGAAAATCATGGCCCCAGTCTGATATGCAGTGTGCCTCATCGACAACGAGCATGCCAATGCGGCCTGCGATCGGTAACAAGAAGTTGTTTACGAAGTCTTCGTTGGCCAATCGCTCGGGAGAGATTAGCAGCACATCTACTTCGCCCCTCCGTAATGCGACTTCAACTCGCGCCCATTCCTTCGCATTTGTTGAATTTATCGGCTCAGCACGAACGCCAATGCGGCGTGCAGCCTGGATTTGATTGCGCATCAAAGCGAGCAACGGTGAAATCAGCAAAGTGCAACCCGCACCATTATCGCGAAGGAGTCGCGTCGCAAGAAAATATACAATGCTCTTGCCCCAGCCGGTACGCTCCACAACGAGGAGTCGTTCGCGGCGAGTCAGCGCTTCGATTGCCTCCCACTGCCCGGGTCGGAACCCACCATTTTCAATGCCGATGGCTATACGCAAGAGTTGGAGTGCCTTATCTTTCATGGGTTGCAGATCATGTTACAAGTTTTGCGGCGTGTGCGAACATCGGAGATCGCCCCCACCCCCAAAACCCCGCCCGCTGATATAGAATTCGGGTCTCTCTTACAGGCGGAGGTAAGTCATGGTCACGAGCGCAATTTCGGCCGATTTGAAGACGGTCCCAATCATTATCGGCGGCAAGCCGCGGACGTCCAACGGCAAGACGGCAGTGCAGACGAACCCGGCAACGGGGGAGGCGGTGGCGCTGATCCCCTACTGCACGAACGAAGAAATCTCGGCGGCGGTGGAGGCGGCGCAGCAGGCGTTTCCGGCATGGAGCCAGACGCCGGTGCTGCAGCGCGCGCGCATCATGTTCAAGTACCGGCAACTGGTGGAGCAGCACGCCGACGAACTGATCCGCCTGTGCACGGAAGAAAACGGCAAGACGATCGAGGAGTCGAAGGGCTCGTACCAGCGCGGCATCGAGTGCATCGAGTTTGCCGCCGGGGTGCCGTCGCTGTTGATGGGCGAAACGGTGGAACGCGTGTCGCCGGGAGTGGACTCGGCGTCCACGCGGCAGCCGCTCGGGGCGTGCGTGGGCATCACGCCATTCAATTTTCCGCTGATGGTGCCGCTGTGGATGTTTCCGCTGGCAATCGCGTGCGGCAACACCTTCGTGCTCAAGCCGTCGGACCGGGTGCCGCGCTCGGCGGTACGCGCGGCGGAATTGTTGTACGAAGCCGGACTGCCCGCCGGCGTCATGAACGTGGTGCACGGCGCGAAGGACGCGGTGGACGCGTTGCTGACCGACATGCGGGTGAAGGCGGTGTCGTTCGTGGGATCGAGCCCGGTGGCGAAGTACATCTACCAAACCGCGTCGGCGAACGGAAAACGGGTGCAGTGCCTGGCGGGCGCGAAGAACCACTCGGTGGTCATGCCGGACTGCGAGATGAAGTCGACGGTCGAGACCATTATGTCGTCGTCGTTCGGCTGCGCCGGCGAGCGCTGCGTGGCCACCAGCGTGGTGGTGGCGGTGGGCGAGGTTGGAGACCGGCTGGTGAACGAATTGATCAAGGCAGGCGATGCCACCAGGATCGGACCCGGCGACCGGCCCGGCTGTGGCATGGGTCCGGTGATTACGCCGGAAGCGCGCGAGCGGATCGTTGGGTACATCGAGCAAGGACAGAAAGAAGGCGCCAAGCTGGTGCGCGACGGTCGCAAGGACACCTGCGACGCCGGAGGCTATTACCTGGGTACGACGATCTTCGATAACGTGAAGCCCGAGATGCGGATTGCGCGCGAGGAAATTTTTGGGCCGGTGCTGTCGGTGATCCGGGCGCGCGATTTGAACCACGCGCTGGAGATTGTGAATGGCTCGGAGCACGGCAACGCGTCGTCGATTTACACCAAGTCGGGCGCGACGGCGCGGCATTTCGCGGCGAGCACGCAGACGGGCATGGTCGGAGTGAACCTGGGCGTGCCCGCGCCGGTGGCGGTGTTTCCGTTCTCCGGGTGGAAGAATTCGTTCTTCGGCGACCTGCACGCGCTGGGGAAAGACGGCGTGAGGTTTTACACGGAGACGAAAGTGGTGACGTCGAGGTGGCCGGAGTAGAACGAGTCGACGGTCGTTGGTCGATGGCCAAAAGCAGATTCCTCGCGGGACTTCGGTGCTTTGCACCTCGGTCACGACTGAAGTCGTGATCGACCGAGTCCGGCTCGGAATGACAGATTCTTAGGAAATGGTGAATGGCGCGGCTGCAAGGTGCCGTCCCTACGGGACTCGGTGTATTTCAAGGCAGCTTTCCCGGCACTTACGTGCCGGGCTAGGTTCTGTCGCCCCTTCGGGGCTCTGGGGTCACGAATTCGGCGAACCGAGAACCGCTAACCGTAAACCGACAACGCTTTCGCGGAGGAACTATGCCTCGCATGGTGCGGTGTGGACTGATCCAGGCGACGAACGTGCTGGGGGCGGATCAGCCGCTGGCGAAGATCAAGAAGGCGATGATCGATAAGCACCTGAAGCTGATCGAGCAGGCGGCCAAGCAAAAGGTGCAGGTGCTGTGCCTGCAGGAACTGTTCTACGGTCCTTATTTCTGCGCCGAGCAGCAGGAACGCTGGTACGAACTGACCGAGCGCGTGCCCGACGGTCCAACCACCAAGCTGATGCAGAAGCTGGCGGCGCAGCATCGCATGGTGCTGGTCGTGCCCGTGTATGAAGAGGAGATGACCGGGCTCTACTACAACACCGCGGCGGTGATCGATGCCGACGGCAAGTACCTGGGCAAGTATCGCAAGAACCACATCCCGCACTGCCATCCCGGGTTCTGGGAGAAGTTTTATTTCACGCCCGGCGACCTCGGCTATCCGGTGTTTGAGACGAAGTACGCGAAGGTTGGGGTGTACATCTGCTACGACCGGCACTTTCCGGAAGGCGCGCGCATTCTGGGGTTGAACGGGGCGGAGATCGTCTTCAATCCGTCGGCCACGGTCGCCGGCCTTTCCGAATATTTGTGGGAGCTGGAGCAGCCGGCGCATGCGGTGGCGAACGGATATTTTGTGGGCGCGATTAACCGCGTCGGCGTGGAGAAGCCGTGGGCCATCGGCGAGTTCTACGGCAAGAGCTACTTCTGCAATCCGCGCGGCAAGATCGTGGCCCAAGCGGGCCGCGACAAGGATGAACTGGTGGTTGCCGACCTCGATCTCGACATGATCGAAGAAGTGCGCCGCACGTGGCAATTCTTCCGCGACCGCCGGCCGGAGACGTATCAGCCGCTGACGTCGCAGTCGGGACAGGCGCGGACGGCCGCAGCAGCGGATTGAAGAATCAGTGGCCAGTGGTCAGTGGCTAGTCGTAAGCATCCGATCACTAATCACTGACCACCGGCACTGCTTTCGCGGCTCGCGATTCCGTGCACGGCACTGCACGGAATGGCGCCACAAGACTATGATCTGCCGGTCAGCAATCACTAGGTCACAAATCGCGGAATCACCCATGATCAAGACCATTATCGAGCCGTTCCGCATCAAGAGCGTGGAGCCCATCCGGTGGACGACGCGCGAGCAGCGCGAAGAACTGTTGCAAGCCGCGCACTACAACCTCTTTCTTCTGCCGGCGGAGGACGTGCTCATCGACCTGCTCACCGACTCCGGCACCGGCGCCATGTCCACCGAGCAATGGGCGGCGATGATCCAGGGCGACGAGAGCTACGCCGGCAGCAAGAGCTTCGACCACTTCCGCGATTCGGTGCGAGACATCTTCGGCTTCCGGCACGTGATTCCGACGCACCAGGGCCGCGCCGCCGAGCGCATCCTGTTCCACGTGATGTGCAAGAAGGGCGACGTGGTACCCAACAACACGCATTTCGACACTACGCGCGCCAACATCGAGTACGTCGGCGCCGAGGCAGTGGATCTGCCGATTGCAGAAGGCCGCCAGCCCTCACTGCTACATCCGTTCAAAGGCAACATGGATACCGGCGCGCTAGAGGAGCTGATTGGGCGCGTCGGACGTGAGCGCATACCGCTGGTGATGCTGACGGTCACCAACAATTCAGGCGGCGGGCAGCCGGTGGCGATGGAAAACGTGCGCACCGTCAGCGCCGTGTGCCGGAAGCACGGGATTCCGCTGTACTTCGACGCCTGCCGCTTCGCCGAGAACTCGTATTTCATCAAGCTGCGCGAGCCGGGATACGTCAACAAAGAGCCGAAGCAGATTGCGCAGGAGATGTTCGGTTACGGCGACGGCTGCACCATGTCGGCGAAGAAAGACGGCATGGCGAACATCGGCGGGTTCCTGTGCACCAACGACGACCTGCTGGCGCAGCAGGAAAAAGACCTGCTCATCCTGACCGAGGGCTATCCGACCTACGGCGGACTGGCGGGGCGCGACCTGGAGGCAGTCGCGGTCGGATTGCAGGAGGCGCTGCACGAGGATTACCTGCGCTACCGCATCACTTCGACGGCCTATCTGGGAAATCACATCGCATCGCAGGGCGTGCCCATCGTGCAACCGCCCGGCGGACATGCGATTTACCTGGACGCGCGCGCATTCTTGCCGCATATCCCGCCCGAACAGTTCCCCGGCGTCGCACTGGCGGCAGAGCTTTATGTCGAGGGTGGCATCAGGTCGGTCGAGATCGGCACGCTCATGTTCGGGGCGGCCGCGAGGATGGATTTAGTCCGGTTGGCGATCCCGCGGCGGGTGTACACGCAAAGCCACATTGACTATGTCGTGGAGATCATCCTGGAAGTGTGGCGGCGGCGCGAGCGGATTGGCGGCCTCAAGCTGAGCTACGAAGCGCCCTTTTTGCGGCATTTCACGGCGCGCCTGGAGCCGGTAGGGCGAGCCGTGGCGGCAAAGACTTAGCCACGGATGCGCACTGACCAGCACGGATCGGAATGAGAGCAGTTCCGATCCGCGAACTGCTGGAAGGTCCCGCCACTGGCGGCAGTAGGCACGGGAATGCGCGCGCCACTCTTCAGAATCGACATCACACCGTTATCCGCCAGCACCATCGCGTAGCCGCGGGTGTTGACTGTCTTCTTGTCCTACAGTTCGCGAAACGTGAAGTCGAGCCGGTAAAAATGCAGCGGCTAACTTCTGCGCTCTGGCTGGTTTCAGTTTCGGTTTCAGCAGGAAACGAGGCGTGATGGAAATTACGCCTTGGCGGTTCGAATGCTGTACGATAACGAGCTTTCATTCCAAGGTCTTTCGGTCTATCAGTCAATCGATCTATCGGCCCGTAGTGAGCGAATGAATGACCGAGCGGCCGGTATCCACAGACAAACGGGACTTCACGAGCAGAGGTCATTAAGAAGGAGAGGACAAGCACTCATGGGCAAGATTCGCGTAATCCAGTACGGGGTAGGGCCGATCGGCGCGGGCATGGTGCGCCTGATGCTGAGCAAACCCGCCATCCAGATCGTCGGCGCCATTGATGTCGATCCGAAGAAAGTCGGCAGGGACTTGGGCACGGTAGCCAACGCGGGACGCGAGATCGGAGTCAAGATCAGCTCCGATGCGAACGCGGTGCTGCGCTCCGGCGCCGACGTGGTGGTGCACACCACCTTGTCCCACTTGAAGTCGGTCTCCGGCCAGCTCACTGACTGCGTCAGCGCCGGGCTGCACGTGGTCTCCACCTGCGAGGAGCTGTCGTACCCGTTCCGCAAGCACCCCGAGCTCAGCAAGCAACTTGACGAGGTCGCGCGCGAACACAAGGTCGTGCTGCTGGGCACCGGCGTCAATCCCGGCTTTGTGCTCGACAAGCTGGTCCTGACGCTGGCCACCGCCTGCCAGAACGTGACGCACGCGAGCGGTCACCGCATCGTGAATGCCAGCCAGCGGCGCCAGCCGTTGCAGGCGAAGATCGGCTCCGGGATGACGGTGGAAGAATTCCACGCGCAGGTGAAGGCGGGCGTCATCAAGCACCACGGCCTGCCCGAGTCGGTGGGCATGGTTGCCGACGGACTGGGGCTGGAGGTCGCAAAGATCGAAGAGGTCATCGAGCCGGTGATCGCCAAAGAGCGCGTCAAGACTGACTACTTCGACGTGCCCGCCGGCAAGGTGGTGGGCGTGCGACAGGTGGCGCACGGGTTCTCCGCGGCGGGCAAGGTGAACGTGGACCTGGAGCTGGAGATGTATCTGGGCGCGCCCGATTCAGTGGACACGGTTAGCATTACGGGCACGCCGAACCTGACCCTCACCGTGCCCGGCGGAACCCACGGCGACCTGGCGACGGCGGCCATCACCGTGAACTGCATTCCCGCGCTGTTCGAGATGCGCCCCGGATTGCGCACGTCGAAGGACACGCCGATGTGCTTTTTTCCGGGCAGCTCTTAGCTTTTAGCTCTTAGCTCTTAGGTGCGCGGCAGCACGCTCACGTACCCCCAGCGCCGCCGCAGCGCTGACGTACATCACGAAGCACTCCAGCGCAAACGGCAGAAATCCCAGAAATCCCGGCGCGGGCATTTCGAAGATCTTCCACTCCTGGAACATAGGGAAGATGTAATGCCATTTGGCGGCGGCCCAGCTGTTCCAGAACTCCCACAGCCATCCGCAAACCCAGCCGGAAAGCAGCAGAGAATAGAACCGCCCGCGCCGGCCCTCGGCGAGATCGCCCAGCAGCGATGGCAGGCCGAGACGGTGATTGACGGGGTCGAGCAGGAAAACAAATCCCACCCAAATCAGCACGAACAGATAGGCCGCGATGCGTAGCGGGATCACCAGCGGAATGAGCAGGCACGCGGCGCCGAATACGACCATGGCGCGCTCGGTTGCTTGGGAAAATCGTAACGGACGTTTGCTCACAGGAGATCCGTTCCTCCCTTGCGGGACCTCAAAACCCCAAGGGGTTGATGTTCGCTGAGGCGGCACGACTGAAGAGGCTGTGGAAACGTTCGAAACAGCAGGTTCCTCGCGGGCTGAAGCTCGCTCGGAATGACACAAATCAAGGACTTGTTCGGCGCGGCTGAAGCCGCGCCCCTTCAAAGCGCCCCGCACCGCAGTTTTGTCAGCGAACAGTGAAGTCGTGCCCTGAGACACCCGGTCAAACCAGCCAAACGCCTCGATCAGGTCCGCGGTCTCCAGAATTCCCGGCGTGATGGTCGCGAACGACCATCCGTAGCCCAGGATCGCGCCTGCCCAGTTCTGGGGTACGCCGACGTAAGTCCAGTTGGCAAGCCGCAGGTTATAGGCCTCAAAGATGAGCCACAGCGGAATGGAAAGGAATGCGCACAGGAGGAACCGGCGCGAAGAGTCCTTCATGCGCGAGCGCCCGGTGATGGCCTCGACCATGGAATCCGCAAGCAGCAAATAGGCGGTCCAGGCAATCGGCGTGAAGTAGACGTTGACGGGCCAAACGTGGAGGAACATCAGAATTTCCGCCACCGCCAACAGCGCCATCCCGATCCAGCCGCGTACCGGCAATGGGGAACGCCGGTGACGCAGGAACTCAACCGCAAGCAAGAGTGCGGTGGTGAGCGTGATGGCAATGCCCAGTTCAGTCATGCGGAGCGGCGTGGCGAGGCACGCATCAAGATTACGGCAGACTGAGCCCTTGCGCCTTGTCCCTTATAACCCGCCGCGCGTGATCTTCATTCTTCGAGCTTCAAATTGCAATTCCGGTTTCCCCATGACCTCTCTCTGGATTCCCTCCGTTTGGGCGACGGCATTACCAGCTATTGAAAAAACCGATTGTCGATATCACATAAACTGGTGATAGACCTCACTGCCAACTCGCCCGCCTGGGACTGTAATCAGTTGTTAAGCGGACGGCGCCATGCGCCGCGAGGGACCCGATGAGTGACCAGCCGAAAGGCCAGAAGGACCACCTGCTCAAGTGCCCGCTGTGTGAAGGTCGCGGGGAACTACCCAAACAAGACTTATTGGAGCGGCTGAACGAGAGGGATCTCGGGCATAAGCTCGCCAGCTACGTTGAGAATTTCATCGTCGCCGACGAGAAAGCCGCCGAACCGGGGGCCGCGGACGCTTCCCAGCGGGATTTCAAGGACCACGTGAACGTATGGAACTGCACCCACTTTCTGTGGCGGCGCAGTCCCAAGGAATGACCGATTCCCCGGCGCACAGGGCGTCCGGGGCGCAAGCGAGGGTGCTGGTGTAACGCTGAGAGAAACCTATGGCGACGGAGACTGAAGTCATCCCAGAAATATTGGCCCAATTCGACCAGACGCGTTCCAGCCTGATTCCCATCCTGCAGGAAATCCAGAACAAATACAGGTACTTGCCCCAGCCGATGCTCCGGCAGGTGGCACAGAAGTTGGACGTGTCGCTGCCCGAGATTTACCACGTCGCGACCTTCTACAACTGTTTCAGCTTGGAGCCGGTGGGCCGCAACCTGGTGCAGGTGTGCTTGGGAACCGCGTGTCATGTGCGCGGCGCGCCCAAGGTTCTGGACCGGCTGCTCACCGACCTGAAGCTGCCGGCGCCGGGCACGACAGGGGACATGGAGTTCACGGTCCGGACGGTGCGCTGCGTCGGCTGTTGCGGCTTGGCGCCCGTGGTGCGCGTCAACGACAGCACTCACCCCAACATGACCCAGGCGAAGGTAAAAGGCATGCTGAGGAAGTACTACAGCAAGCCGGCGGCGCAGTAGTTGCGAGGACATGACATGCCAAGGCTGAATTCAATCCAGGAACTGGAGAAACTGCGCGCCGAATGTGTTGCCGGCGCGGATGCGCAGCGGCCGTGCCTGACGGTTTGCGCCGGCAGCGGGTGCAGCGCGGCGGGCGCCGAAGACCTGCTAGCAGCGCTGCGCAAGGCCGTCGAAAAAGCAGGCATGAAGGGTCAGATTGACGTCTGTGGCCCGAAGGCACCTTCTACAACAGGGTCACGGCCAGCAGCGCGGCGGACATCGTGGCCAGCGTCTGCAACGGTCACAAGCCGGTCGAAAAACTGCTCTACAAGGATCCGGTCAGCGGCAAGCAGTGCGTGACGGAAGAAGAAGTTCCCTTCTACGCCCGCCAGACGCGGGTGCTCTTCGCCAACAACGGCCGCATAGATCCCAAGCAAATTACCGACTACGTGCGCGTCGGCGGTTATGCGTCGGTTGCGAAAGTGCTGGGCGGCATGACGCCGGAAGGCGTAGTGGATACCGTGACTAAGTCCGGCCTGCGCGGACGCGGCGGCGCCGGCTTCCCCACGGGCATGAAGTGGAGCCTGTGCCGGGCCAATGGCAAGCCTAACGGCCACGGTGAGATCGAGCGCTACATCATCTGCAACGCCGACGAGGGCGATCCCGGCGCATTTATGGACCGCTCGCTGCTGGAAGGCAATCCCCACAGCGTGATCGAGGGCATGATCATCGGCGCCTTCGCGCTGGGCGCGAAGCAGGGGTTCGTTTACGTCCGCGCCGAATATCCGCTGGCGGTGAAGCACCTGCAGGTCGCGCTCACGCAGGCGGAGGAGTTGGGTCTGCTGGGCGACAACATTCTCGGTAGCGGGCTGAACTTCCGGATTCGCCTGGTACAGGGTGCGGGCGCATTCGTGTGCGGCGAGGAAACCGCGCTGATTGCGTCCATTGAAGGCCGAGTTGGCGAGCCTCACCCGCGTCCGCCGTATCCAGTCGAGAAAGGCCTGTTCGGCAAGCCCACGGTGATTAACAACGTGAAGACGTGGGCGTCGGTCGGGCACATCGTCAACCGCGGTCATGAGTGGTACTCCGCCATCGGCACGGAAAAGAGCAAGGGGACGATGGTGTTCTCGCTGGTGGGCAAGATCAACAACACCGGCCTGGTGGAAGTGCCGATGGGAATCACGCTGCACGAGATGATCTACGACATCGGCGGCGGCATTCCCAACGGGCGCTCGCTGAAGGCGGTGCAGATCGGCGGCCCCTCCGGCGGATGCATCCCGGCCGACCTGGTGGACCTGCCAATCGACTACGAACAGCTCACCAAGGCCGGCAGCATGATGGGTTCCGGCGGCATGGTGGTGATGGACGACTCGACCTGCATGGTGGACGTCGCGCGCTACTTCATGGAGTTTTTGGAAGAGGAGTCCTGCGGCCAGTGCTTCCCCTGCCGCCAGGGCACGCAGGAGATGAAGGCCATCCTGACTCGCATCTGCGAGGGGCGCGGCAAGGAAGAAGATCTCGACACCCTGCAAGACCTGGGCTGGCTGATGAAGGAGACCTCGCTGTGTGGTCTGGGCCAGACCGCCGCCAATCCGGTGCTGACCACGCTGCGCTACTTCCGCAACGAGTACCTGGCGCACATCCGCGACGAGGTCTGCCCGGCGAAGGTGTGCAAAAAGCTGATCGTTTACGAAATCAATCCCACGGTGTGCGACGGCTGCGGCGCCTGCGTCAAGGTATGCGCCGGCACCGCGATCCTGGGCGAGAAGGATCAGGCGCACAAGATTGACCAGGCCAAGTGCACCAAGTGTGGCGCGTGCATGGAAGTCTGCAAACCCAAAGCCGTGCTGGTTTCTTAGGAGCGATAACGTGCCGAAGCTGAGGATCAACGGCATTTCGGTGGAAGTGGAACCCGGCACCAGCGTGCTGGAGGCCATCCGCTTTCTCGGCCTTCCTATTCCAACGCTGTGCCACGACGAC
The genomic region above belongs to Terriglobia bacterium and contains:
- a CDS encoding CoA-acylating methylmalonate-semialdehyde dehydrogenase → MKTVPIIIGGKPRTSNGKTAVQTNPATGEAVALIPYCTNEEISAAVEAAQQAFPAWSQTPVLQRARIMFKYRQLVEQHADELIRLCTEENGKTIEESKGSYQRGIECIEFAAGVPSLLMGETVERVSPGVDSASTRQPLGACVGITPFNFPLMVPLWMFPLAIACGNTFVLKPSDRVPRSAVRAAELLYEAGLPAGVMNVVHGAKDAVDALLTDMRVKAVSFVGSSPVAKYIYQTASANGKRVQCLAGAKNHSVVMPDCEMKSTVETIMSSSFGCAGERCVATSVVVAVGEVGDRLVNELIKAGDATRIGPGDRPGCGMGPVITPEARERIVGYIEQGQKEGAKLVRDGRKDTCDAGGYYLGTTIFDNVKPEMRIAREEIFGPVLSVIRARDLNHALEIVNGSEHGNASSIYTKSGATARHFAASTQTGMVGVNLGVPAPVAVFPFSGWKNSFFGDLHALGKDGVRFYTETKVVTSRWPE
- a CDS encoding acyltransferase, which encodes MPRMVRCGLIQATNVLGADQPLAKIKKAMIDKHLKLIEQAAKQKVQVLCLQELFYGPYFCAEQQERWYELTERVPDGPTTKLMQKLAAQHRMVLVVPVYEEEMTGLYYNTAAVIDADGKYLGKYRKNHIPHCHPGFWEKFYFTPGDLGYPVFETKYAKVGVYICYDRHFPEGARILGLNGAEIVFNPSATVAGLSEYLWELEQPAHAVANGYFVGAINRVGVEKPWAIGEFYGKSYFCNPRGKIVAQAGRDKDELVVADLDLDMIEEVRRTWQFFRDRRPETYQPLTSQSGQARTAAAAD
- a CDS encoding tryptophanase, which produces MKTIIEPFRIKSVEPIRWTTREQREELLQAAHYNLFLLPAEDVLIDLLTDSGTGAMSTEQWAAMIQGDESYAGSKSFDHFRDSVRDIFGFRHVIPTHQGRAAERILFHVMCKKGDVVPNNTHFDTTRANIEYVGAEAVDLPIAEGRQPSLLHPFKGNMDTGALEELIGRVGRERIPLVMLTVTNNSGGGQPVAMENVRTVSAVCRKHGIPLYFDACRFAENSYFIKLREPGYVNKEPKQIAQEMFGYGDGCTMSAKKDGMANIGGFLCTNDDLLAQQEKDLLILTEGYPTYGGLAGRDLEAVAVGLQEALHEDYLRYRITSTAYLGNHIASQGVPIVQPPGGHAIYLDARAFLPHIPPEQFPGVALAAELYVEGGIRSVEIGTLMFGAAARMDLVRLAIPRRVYTQSHIDYVVEIILEVWRRRERIGGLKLSYEAPFLRHFTARLEPVGRAVAAKT
- a CDS encoding NAD(P)H-dependent oxidoreductase subunit E; the protein is MATETEVIPEILAQFDQTRSSLIPILQEIQNKYRYLPQPMLRQVAQKLDVSLPEIYHVATFYNCFSLEPVGRNLVQVCLGTACHVRGAPKVLDRLLTDLKLPAPGTTGDMEFTVRTVRCVGCCGLAPVVRVNDSTHPNMTQAKVKGMLRKYYSKPAAQ
- a CDS encoding dihydrodipicolinate reductase — its product is MGKIRVIQYGVGPIGAGMVRLMLSKPAIQIVGAIDVDPKKVGRDLGTVANAGREIGVKISSDANAVLRSGADVVVHTTLSHLKSVSGQLTDCVSAGLHVVSTCEELSYPFRKHPELSKQLDEVAREHKVVLLGTGVNPGFVLDKLVLTLATACQNVTHASGHRIVNASQRRQPLQAKIGSGMTVEEFHAQVKAGVIKHHGLPESVGMVADGLGLEVAKIEEVIEPVIAKERVKTDYFDVPAGKVVGVRQVAHGFSAAGKVNVDLELEMYLGAPDSVDTVSITGTPNLTLTVPGGTHGDLATAAITVNCIPALFEMRPGLRTSKDTPMCFFPGSS
- a CDS encoding RecQ family ATP-dependent DNA helicase; translated protein: MKDKALQLLRIAIGIENGGFRPGQWEAIEALTRRERLLVVERTGWGKSIVYFLATRLLRDNGAGCTLLISPLLALMRNQIQAARRIGVRAEPINSTNAKEWARVEVALRRGEVDVLLISPERLANEDFVNNFLLPIAGRIGMLVVDEAHCISDWGHDFRPDYRRIVRILRALPPNIAALATTATANDRVVADIIEQLGPNLVAIRGPLTRESLRLQNIHIPARAARLAWIADHVPRLPGSGIIYTLTVRDAIVLALWLQTRGINAVAYHGRMESNERERLEDGLLRNEVKVLVATVALGMGFDKPDLGFVIHYQRPASVVHYYQQVGRAGRALGNAYGILLSGSEDDAIADYFIRTAFPSEAEVKQVLEVLDRAQAPLKMNALEEELNLTSSKLGQVIKFLLLESPAPIQPTDQGFSRTAVRWAMPHDRIARIEGLRRQEQQRMREYVNTRGCLMQFLSHELNDPNAMPCGKCANCAEGLSSPWRK